In Shouchella patagoniensis, the following are encoded in one genomic region:
- a CDS encoding 3-hydroxyacyl-CoA dehydrogenase yields MNEIVVVGSGVMGRGIAYVAAASGFPTSVVDVSADALKSAEEAIHQFFRKGVARGKVSEEEATVALRKLAFTQDLEAVARSADLIIEAVPERAKLKQQVFEIVGRSAKASCIFATNTSTMSPTEIASFGGRPERTIAMHFFNPVHKMPLVEIVRGLETSDETVKYIESIARSMGKETVTIKEFPGFVTSRMSALVGNEAFYMLQEGLGTAEEIDKAIKLGLNYPMGPFELADLVGLDARLNNLRYLHEKLGEKYRPAPLLEQYVKAGRLGRKSGKGVYEYTNEGAVSK; encoded by the coding sequence ATGAACGAAATTGTTGTAGTAGGTTCTGGTGTTATGGGGAGAGGAATCGCGTACGTTGCTGCAGCGAGTGGTTTTCCTACATCTGTTGTAGATGTTAGTGCAGATGCTTTAAAAAGTGCAGAAGAGGCTATTCATCAATTTTTTAGAAAAGGTGTTGCACGAGGGAAGGTAAGTGAGGAAGAGGCGACGGTAGCTTTAAGAAAACTGGCATTTACTCAAGATCTTGAAGCGGTTGCGAGATCTGCTGATCTCATCATTGAAGCAGTGCCTGAAAGGGCTAAATTAAAGCAACAAGTTTTTGAAATAGTAGGGCGATCTGCGAAAGCATCGTGCATCTTCGCGACGAACACATCAACAATGAGTCCGACAGAAATCGCATCATTCGGAGGAAGGCCAGAACGAACAATTGCCATGCACTTCTTTAATCCAGTTCATAAAATGCCTCTAGTTGAGATTGTTCGAGGGTTAGAGACTAGCGATGAAACTGTAAAATACATTGAGTCTATAGCACGATCGATGGGCAAAGAAACCGTCACAATTAAAGAGTTTCCAGGGTTTGTCACTAGCAGGATGAGTGCTCTTGTTGGAAATGAAGCTTTCTATATGTTGCAAGAAGGGTTAGGCACTGCAGAAGAAATTGATAAAGCGATTAAACTCGGCTTGAACTATCCTATGGGGCCATTTGAGTTAGCTGACCTCGTTGGACTTGATGCACGATTAAATAATCTCCGGTATCTTCATGAAAAACTTGGAGAAAAGTACCGCCCTGCGCCACTTTTAGAACAGTACGTAAAAGCAGGCCGACTTGGAAGAAAGTCAGGCAAAGGCGTATATGAGTACACGAATGAAGGGGCGGTCTCGAAATGA
- the paaC gene encoding 1,2-phenylacetyl-CoA epoxidase subunit PaaC, producing the protein MNEHFVYAHREELISLLLQLADDDFIYAFRGAEWLGLAPHIEEDVASASISQNSMGHASMFYELAEELGLDEANILAHARPAKERRNSILLERVNGEGSYMGTPTYNWAYTVVRNYFYTQAKKIKMESLRSSSYTPLIDVALKVNMELHYHLLHWRTWFVQLVGATEEANEKMVSAIKEVMVDFGDLFSYGKESETIIAAGLIESSDVLLERWKQQMESIFHVGGLDLHLLTFKTEKNGRNQEHTADLDQAIATLAEVYQVDPAAIW; encoded by the coding sequence ATGAATGAACATTTCGTATATGCTCATCGAGAAGAATTGATCAGCTTATTGCTACAACTTGCGGATGATGACTTTATTTATGCCTTTCGTGGAGCAGAATGGCTAGGGCTTGCCCCTCACATTGAAGAAGATGTTGCGTCGGCTTCCATTAGTCAAAACAGTATGGGGCATGCCTCTATGTTTTATGAATTGGCGGAAGAGCTTGGTCTTGATGAAGCGAATATTCTTGCTCATGCACGTCCGGCTAAAGAACGCCGGAATAGTATATTACTCGAGCGTGTAAATGGTGAAGGTTCTTATATGGGCACGCCAACGTATAACTGGGCCTACACTGTTGTCCGTAATTATTTTTATACACAAGCCAAGAAGATAAAGATGGAATCGCTTCGGTCAAGTTCTTACACACCGCTAATTGATGTAGCTTTGAAAGTGAATATGGAGTTACATTATCATTTGCTACACTGGCGAACTTGGTTTGTTCAGCTTGTTGGAGCAACAGAGGAAGCGAATGAGAAGATGGTTTCTGCAATAAAAGAGGTAATGGTTGATTTTGGAGATTTGTTTTCTTATGGCAAGGAGAGTGAAACGATTATTGCTGCAGGGTTAATTGAGTCTAGCGATGTTTTACTCGAACGTTGGAAGCAGCAGATGGAAAGTATATTTCACGTTGGCGGTCTTGATTTACATCTTCTTACTTTTAAAACAGAAAAGAATGGGCGTAACCAAGAGCATACAGCAGATTTAGACCAAGCAATTGCAACGTTAGCAGAAGTGTATCAAGTCGATCCAGCAGCAATCTGGTAA
- the paaA gene encoding 1,2-phenylacetyl-CoA epoxidase subunit PaaA — MHVITESMTEEERMTVFMTRIEAGEKIEADDWMPEEYRVTLIKLISMHGISEIMGALPEKEWVPRAPSLYRKLGIMAKVQDEMGHGQLLLRVVEDLMKPFGRNRDDLMQDLFTGKLKFHNVFHMKTKTWADAGIIGWLVDGAAIITQTNMLGASYGPYARALKRICAEEVFHAQHGEAIIMALAEGNEKQREMIQEALNRWWEPLLMFFGPASKETTGSSKQDVTIKYNIRTSTNEELRQRFLTKYIPRVLSLGLNIPDETLLFDEVNETWTYQQPDWNEFKKITRNEGPFSQERLNLRRVSYDNNAWVRRTLAE, encoded by the coding sequence ATGCATGTCATTACAGAAAGTATGACAGAGGAAGAACGTATGACAGTATTTATGACTCGAATTGAAGCAGGTGAGAAGATTGAAGCGGATGATTGGATGCCAGAAGAATATAGGGTCACATTAATTAAATTGATCTCAATGCATGGTATTAGTGAGATTATGGGAGCTCTTCCAGAAAAAGAATGGGTTCCGCGTGCGCCTTCCCTTTATAGGAAACTTGGCATTATGGCGAAAGTGCAAGATGAGATGGGGCACGGTCAATTGCTTTTGCGCGTAGTGGAAGATTTAATGAAGCCTTTTGGTCGTAACCGAGATGACCTAATGCAAGACTTGTTTACAGGGAAGCTGAAGTTCCATAATGTCTTTCACATGAAAACGAAAACATGGGCTGACGCGGGTATAATTGGCTGGCTTGTTGACGGGGCAGCTATTATTACACAAACGAATATGCTTGGTGCATCTTATGGTCCATATGCACGTGCGTTAAAGCGGATTTGCGCGGAAGAAGTTTTCCATGCCCAACATGGTGAAGCGATTATTATGGCTCTAGCAGAAGGCAACGAGAAACAGCGAGAGATGATTCAAGAAGCGCTTAATCGTTGGTGGGAACCGTTACTCATGTTTTTTGGACCAGCGAGTAAAGAAACAACTGGATCTTCCAAACAAGATGTGACGATTAAGTACAATATTCGCACCAGTACAAATGAAGAATTGCGGCAGCGGTTTTTAACAAAATATATTCCACGTGTTTTATCTCTTGGACTAAACATTCCTGATGAAACATTATTGTTTGATGAGGTAAATGAAACATGGACGTACCAACAACCAGACTGGAATGAATTTAAAAAGATTACTCGAAATGAAGGCCCATTTTCTCAAGAACGTTTAAACTTGCGTCGTGTCTCATACGACAATAATGCTTGGGTTCGACGTACGTTAGCGGAGTAG
- the paaX gene encoding phenylacetic acid degradation operon negative regulatory protein PaaX, which yields MGANTQSMIFTIYGDYIRHYGSKVWIGSLIQLLKEFGHNEQGVRVAVSRMVKQGWLQSERQGAKSFYSLTPRGVDRMDEAGDRIFKFEEHAWDGKWRMLLYKIPEEQRQVRDELRKELLWSGFGSFSASCWISPNPLEKRVDALIEKYEIDDYVDFFEGVYKSEKNDQLVEKSWPLDDIQEKYEAFIIQYSRSFIAHQSLMYRNEMSDAECFVIRTKLVHEYRKFLFIDPGLPKELLPPNWNGNEAMLLFKQYYKLLAEPASRFFEHVFKQDNDMCQKEEAYDASDHPLIVKE from the coding sequence ATGGGTGCAAATACGCAATCAATGATTTTTACTATATACGGAGATTATATACGCCATTATGGCAGCAAAGTGTGGATTGGAAGTTTAATTCAATTATTAAAAGAGTTTGGTCATAATGAGCAAGGCGTACGGGTTGCTGTTTCGCGTATGGTTAAGCAAGGGTGGCTCCAATCGGAAAGGCAAGGAGCAAAAAGTTTTTATTCCTTAACGCCACGTGGAGTCGACAGGATGGATGAAGCGGGCGATCGAATCTTTAAATTTGAAGAGCACGCCTGGGATGGAAAATGGCGTATGTTGCTCTATAAAATACCAGAAGAGCAAAGGCAAGTCCGTGATGAGTTGAGAAAGGAACTGTTATGGAGTGGATTTGGAAGTTTTTCAGCGTCGTGTTGGATTTCGCCAAATCCGTTAGAAAAACGGGTTGATGCGTTAATTGAGAAATACGAGATTGACGATTATGTTGATTTCTTTGAGGGTGTTTATAAATCCGAAAAGAATGACCAATTAGTAGAAAAAAGTTGGCCACTAGATGATATACAAGAAAAGTATGAGGCATTTATTATCCAATATAGCAGGTCATTTATTGCTCATCAAAGCTTAATGTATCGCAATGAGATGAGTGATGCAGAGTGTTTTGTCATTCGGACAAAACTTGTTCATGAATATCGAAAATTTTTATTTATTGATCCTGGTTTGCCAAAAGAGTTGTTGCCACCAAATTGGAATGGGAACGAAGCGATGCTTTTGTTTAAGCAGTATTATAAATTGTTAGCTGAACCAGCGAGTCGCTTCTTTGAACATGTCTTTAAACAAGATAATGATATGTGTCAAAAAGAAGAAGCGTATGACGCAAGTGATCATCCGTTAATTGTAAAAGAGTGA
- a CDS encoding aldehyde dehydrogenase family protein: MTGATQTTMDTTALKRDIYGLFINGESILSESGRTMNTYNPATGEKLAEVAKASSVDADQAVAAARHAFENGKWKKYPIGKRAKVLHKIADIMRERFNEIVELEILDTGKSLAAAQGQVTQAIENFEFYAGAIVGHRGTVNPMPGQFHNYTEKEPVGVCAQIIPWNYPIMMASWKIAPAIAVGCSIVVKPASLTPLTAIVLGEICSKAGVPAGVINIVPGSGSEVGNYLVEHLDVDKVAFTGSTPIGKDIMASASETLKRVTLELGGKSPNLVFEDADIDAAIAGSLFGIFYNTGQSCEARSRLYVHENVYEEFLHKFVEKTKQLKLGNPFDEGTHIGAIIDENQLKVIDGYVKSAKEDGAEILAGGKPAMIEGFENGYWYEPTVISGVTHEMTVVKEEIFGPVVIIMPFKEEKEAIKLANDTEYGLGSAIWSTNDARIKRVGGAIRAGIVMVNCPFSAFPGTPFGGYKQSGFGRELCIETLDLYTETKSILSYYGQRPINPFGI; encoded by the coding sequence ATGACTGGAGCGACACAAACCACAATGGATACAACTGCGTTAAAAAGAGACATATATGGTCTTTTTATAAATGGGGAGAGCATTCTCAGTGAGAGTGGTAGAACGATGAACACGTATAATCCGGCTACTGGAGAGAAGCTAGCAGAAGTTGCGAAAGCAAGTTCAGTTGATGCGGATCAAGCGGTTGCTGCTGCACGTCATGCATTTGAAAATGGAAAGTGGAAGAAATATCCGATCGGTAAACGGGCAAAAGTTTTACATAAAATCGCAGATATCATGCGGGAACGATTTAATGAAATCGTCGAATTAGAAATTTTAGACACAGGAAAATCCTTAGCTGCAGCGCAAGGGCAAGTTACTCAGGCGATTGAGAACTTCGAATTTTATGCAGGTGCGATTGTCGGCCACCGTGGGACAGTTAATCCAATGCCTGGGCAATTTCATAATTATACAGAAAAAGAACCAGTAGGTGTTTGTGCACAAATCATCCCATGGAATTACCCGATTATGATGGCTTCATGGAAGATTGCTCCTGCAATTGCAGTAGGGTGTTCAATTGTTGTTAAGCCTGCAAGCCTAACCCCATTGACAGCAATTGTATTAGGAGAAATTTGTTCAAAAGCAGGTGTACCAGCAGGTGTTATTAATATCGTTCCAGGCTCTGGTTCAGAAGTAGGGAATTACTTAGTTGAACATCTAGATGTAGATAAAGTTGCTTTCACTGGTTCAACGCCAATTGGAAAAGACATCATGGCGAGTGCTTCGGAAACTCTAAAACGTGTCACACTTGAGCTTGGTGGGAAGTCGCCAAACCTTGTTTTTGAAGATGCTGATATCGATGCAGCAATAGCAGGATCATTGTTTGGTATTTTCTATAATACTGGGCAATCGTGTGAGGCGCGTTCACGTCTTTACGTCCATGAAAATGTGTATGAAGAATTTCTTCATAAGTTTGTTGAGAAAACTAAACAACTGAAGCTTGGAAATCCATTTGATGAAGGGACTCATATAGGAGCCATTATCGATGAAAACCAGCTGAAGGTAATTGACGGATATGTGAAATCAGCGAAAGAAGACGGAGCAGAAATATTGGCTGGTGGCAAACCGGCAATGATTGAAGGTTTCGAAAATGGCTACTGGTATGAACCGACAGTGATATCTGGAGTTACACATGAAATGACGGTGGTTAAAGAGGAAATCTTTGGACCTGTAGTCATAATCATGCCGTTTAAAGAGGAAAAAGAAGCGATCAAGTTAGCGAATGATACGGAATATGGGCTTGGTTCAGCGATATGGTCTACAAATGATGCTCGAATTAAACGAGTTGGTGGTGCGATTCGAGCGGGAATTGTCATGGTTAATTGTCCATTTTCTGCATTTCCTGGCACGCCGTTTGGTGGATATAAACAATCAGGATTTGGTCGGGAACTTTGTATTGAAACGCTTGACCTTTACACTGAAACAAAGAGTATTTTATCGTACTATGGCCAGCGTCCAATCAATCCGTTTGGCATTTAA
- a CDS encoding ferredoxin: MAKYVCVNQETCISCGSCGAIAPEVFDYDDSGLAYVHLDGNEGRSEVPEDLHDDVDDACEECPTDSIKTSDEPILVPKD, from the coding sequence ATGGCGAAATATGTATGTGTTAATCAAGAAACATGCATCTCTTGCGGATCATGCGGAGCGATTGCGCCAGAGGTGTTTGATTATGATGATTCTGGCCTAGCTTATGTTCATCTTGATGGAAATGAAGGTCGCTCGGAAGTGCCAGAGGATCTTCATGATGATGTAGATGATGCTTGTGAAGAGTGTCCAACAGACTCAATCAAAACGTCAGACGAACCAATTCTTGTCCCGAAAGATTAA
- the paaD gene encoding 1,2-phenylacetyl-CoA epoxidase subunit PaaD, translating into MAIIEHMHVGIDEVRRKLEEVKDPEIDTVSIVELGMVEAIEVKEGHVVVKILPTFLGCPALPIIQKNIEQVLWSLRGVVSINVKFIHSPPWTSDRINDAGRKGLKKFGIAPPPRFEEDGSWHVDCPFCLSTYVTMENLFGPTACRSILYCKSCKNPFEAMKPVSTL; encoded by the coding sequence ATGGCGATTATTGAACATATGCATGTTGGGATAGATGAGGTAAGGAGAAAACTTGAAGAGGTAAAGGACCCTGAAATTGATACGGTCAGCATTGTTGAACTCGGGATGGTTGAAGCAATTGAAGTAAAAGAAGGCCATGTTGTAGTTAAAATCCTACCCACTTTTCTTGGTTGCCCAGCATTGCCCATTATCCAAAAAAATATTGAGCAGGTGCTTTGGTCTCTTAGAGGAGTAGTAAGCATTAATGTAAAGTTTATTCACTCACCACCGTGGACTTCCGATCGGATTAACGATGCTGGACGTAAGGGTCTAAAGAAATTTGGGATTGCCCCACCTCCACGGTTTGAAGAAGATGGATCTTGGCATGTTGATTGCCCTTTCTGTTTATCTACTTATGTGACAATGGAAAATCTATTTGGACCAACAGCTTGCCGGAGCATCTTATATTGCAAAAGTTGTAAAAACCCATTTGAAGCAATGAAACCTGTATCGACATTATAA
- a CDS encoding enoyl-CoA hydratase/isomerase family protein, with translation MSGYSQIQTSIEAGVARIELDRPQQYNALNRKMVSEIANALESFDRNERVAVVLLSGRGKVFSAGADIDEMMNDNPIHLELLNQFTDWDRITKIKKPIVGAVQGLVLGGGFELALSCDLLISAAKTEFAFPEVELGVMPGAGGTQRLTKLAGRTKALEWLFTGERISAEEALKHNIINRIVQPEVLEEESLKFAMKLAQKPPLSLRLIKDAVNQADHTSVEEGMQYERKNFYLLFASNDQKEGMKAFVEKRKPRFEGR, from the coding sequence GTGTCTGGCTATAGCCAAATTCAAACTTCAATTGAGGCCGGTGTAGCAAGAATTGAGCTGGATCGGCCCCAGCAATATAACGCTCTTAACCGGAAGATGGTCAGCGAGATAGCCAATGCGCTTGAATCATTTGATCGTAATGAACGTGTGGCTGTTGTCCTCTTATCTGGAAGAGGAAAGGTGTTTAGTGCTGGTGCAGATATTGACGAGATGATGAATGACAATCCCATCCATCTCGAATTACTTAATCAGTTTACGGATTGGGACCGGATCACAAAAATAAAAAAGCCAATTGTTGGAGCGGTTCAAGGTTTAGTTCTTGGTGGTGGATTTGAACTTGCATTAAGTTGTGATTTACTAATCTCTGCTGCTAAAACCGAATTTGCTTTTCCAGAAGTTGAACTAGGCGTGATGCCAGGCGCCGGAGGAACGCAGCGGTTGACTAAGCTTGCCGGTCGAACAAAGGCTTTGGAATGGCTGTTTACAGGAGAACGCATTTCGGCAGAAGAAGCACTTAAACATAACATCATCAATCGAATTGTTCAACCGGAAGTGTTAGAAGAAGAGAGTTTAAAGTTTGCTATGAAATTAGCACAAAAACCACCATTATCTCTAAGGCTGATAAAGGATGCTGTGAATCAGGCAGATCATACATCTGTTGAAGAAGGTATGCAATATGAACGCAAAAACTTTTATTTACTCTTTGCGTCAAACGATCAAAAAGAAGGCATGAAAGCATTTGTGGAAAAAAGAAAGCCGCGATTTGAGGGGAGGTAG
- the paaB gene encoding 1,2-phenylacetyl-CoA epoxidase subunit PaaB, whose product MNEKNGFYKEFEVFSKRTDAAPFTHQFSLTAPNKELAIVMAQENFMRREPVTDIWVVERDSIRGLSSEEKASLQRLDNKDYRNTKGYGYLKKKWRKYEQQALDEKEIMSWQGGKKK is encoded by the coding sequence ATGAACGAAAAAAACGGATTTTATAAAGAGTTTGAAGTATTCTCAAAACGAACCGATGCAGCACCTTTTACTCATCAATTTAGCTTGACTGCTCCGAATAAGGAGCTTGCCATAGTGATGGCGCAGGAAAATTTCATGAGAAGAGAACCAGTAACTGATATTTGGGTTGTAGAACGGGACAGCATTCGCGGACTTAGTAGTGAAGAAAAAGCGTCTTTGCAACGATTGGATAACAAAGATTATCGAAATACAAAGGGATATGGTTATTTAAAAAAGAAGTGGCGCAAATATGAACAACAAGCTCTAGATGAAAAAGAAATCATGTCTTGGCAGGGGGGCAAAAAGAAATGA
- a CDS encoding acetyl-CoA C-acyltransferase, with amino-acid sequence MKEVVIIDAVRTPIGRYKGGLKNIRPDDLGAVVIRALLDRNKLLDPHTIEEVVLGNANQAGEDNRNVARMSALLAGLPVESAGTTINRLCGSGLDAILYAARAIASGDGDVFIAGGTESMTRAPFVMGKPEVDYPRGTMELMDTTIGWRFTNKALEEQYGAESMPKTADNVAARYGIKREDQDRFALSSQKRAKVAISGNRFTDEIIPVSYKDHKGNEIVINTDEHPRPESSIDKLAKLKPLFPNGTVTAGNASGVNDGASALLLMSAEKAKELGLKPLARYVSGGVAGVEPTVMGIGPIDATEKALSRAGLSVSDVDLVELNEAFAAQALACINELGLDQNKVNVNGGAIAFGHPLGASGARIVTTLLHEMKKQKSRYGLATMCIGVGQGIAGIFERIEEE; translated from the coding sequence ATGAAGGAAGTTGTCATTATTGATGCCGTTAGAACACCAATTGGACGATATAAAGGTGGTTTAAAGAATATTCGTCCCGATGATTTAGGTGCAGTCGTTATCAGGGCATTGCTTGATCGAAACAAATTATTAGACCCTCATACGATTGAGGAAGTTGTGTTAGGGAATGCGAACCAGGCAGGAGAAGATAATCGCAATGTGGCACGGATGTCTGCGCTTCTAGCGGGATTGCCTGTTGAAAGTGCAGGAACAACAATCAATCGGCTGTGCGGATCAGGGTTAGATGCGATTTTATATGCTGCCAGAGCGATTGCCAGTGGTGATGGGGATGTGTTTATTGCAGGTGGTACAGAAAGCATGACCCGAGCTCCTTTTGTAATGGGCAAACCAGAAGTGGATTATCCCCGAGGAACGATGGAATTAATGGATACAACAATCGGTTGGCGTTTTACTAACAAAGCATTAGAGGAGCAATACGGTGCTGAATCAATGCCGAAAACGGCTGACAATGTCGCAGCAAGGTACGGTATCAAACGTGAAGATCAAGATCGATTTGCATTGTCGAGTCAAAAACGTGCAAAAGTCGCTATAAGTGGGAATCGCTTTACCGATGAAATCATACCTGTTTCCTATAAAGATCACAAAGGAAACGAAATTGTGATTAATACGGATGAACATCCTCGTCCAGAATCATCAATTGATAAATTAGCAAAATTAAAGCCACTGTTTCCAAATGGTACCGTTACTGCAGGGAATGCATCAGGAGTCAATGATGGTGCTAGTGCTTTGTTGCTCATGTCTGCGGAAAAAGCAAAAGAACTTGGCTTAAAGCCATTAGCTCGCTATGTGAGTGGGGGTGTTGCTGGAGTAGAGCCCACCGTGATGGGCATTGGACCGATTGATGCAACTGAAAAAGCCCTTTCTAGAGCTGGGTTATCCGTTTCTGATGTCGATCTCGTGGAATTAAATGAAGCATTCGCTGCACAAGCGCTGGCTTGTATAAATGAACTAGGGTTGGATCAAAACAAAGTGAATGTAAATGGCGGCGCCATTGCATTTGGCCATCCACTTGGGGCAAGTGGAGCACGAATTGTTACGACTCTACTGCATGAAATGAAAAAGCAGAAATCTCGTTATGGTTTGGCGACGATGTGTATCGGTGTAGGCCAAGGAATTGCTGGAATTTTTGAGCGAATCGAGGAGGAATAA
- a CDS encoding enoyl-CoA hydratase-related protein, producing the protein MESVLVEYKESLAYVTINRPDVLNCFDYQTLKEMDDIVSRLAMSSEIHAIVFTGAGEKAFSAGADLKERKTLTLEETRRNVAFIQRVFQAIAELPQPTIAAVNGFALGGGFEWMLACDFAVCTENAVLGLTETSWGIIPGAGGTQRLPRVVGEMKAKELILTAKRLDAMEAKELGLVLSVVSQKQLMDEARELAMAMLKNAPIALRQANYAIKQAGNVDLQTGLALEAKAYELTLQSEDRKEALLAFSEKRKPVFSGN; encoded by the coding sequence TTGGAATCGGTTTTAGTTGAATATAAAGAATCACTAGCATACGTAACAATTAATCGACCTGACGTGTTGAATTGTTTTGATTATCAAACGTTAAAAGAGATGGATGACATAGTGAGTCGTCTAGCTATGTCATCAGAAATTCATGCAATTGTGTTTACAGGGGCTGGTGAAAAAGCATTCTCTGCTGGAGCTGATTTAAAAGAGCGTAAAACATTAACGTTAGAGGAAACAAGGAGAAACGTCGCATTCATTCAGCGAGTATTCCAAGCGATCGCAGAGTTGCCACAACCAACGATAGCTGCGGTAAATGGTTTTGCCCTCGGTGGTGGGTTTGAATGGATGCTTGCATGTGATTTTGCGGTTTGTACAGAAAATGCAGTGTTAGGACTGACTGAAACGAGCTGGGGCATTATACCTGGAGCTGGTGGTACACAACGTTTACCAAGAGTCGTTGGAGAAATGAAAGCAAAAGAATTAATTTTAACTGCTAAGCGGTTAGATGCTATGGAAGCCAAGGAGCTTGGGTTGGTTCTTTCTGTAGTTTCACAAAAACAACTTATGGATGAAGCAAGGGAATTAGCAATGGCGATGTTGAAGAACGCGCCGATCGCTTTGCGGCAAGCAAACTATGCGATTAAACAAGCTGGGAACGTCGATCTGCAAACGGGTCTTGCGCTGGAAGCAAAAGCGTATGAACTTACACTTCAGAGTGAAGATCGGAAAGAAGCGCTTCTTGCTTTCTCTGAAAAAAGAAAACCAGTTTTTTCTGGAAACTAG
- a CDS encoding EthD family reductase: MAKLIALYKHPEDKAAFDEHYFNVHAPITEKIPGLKEMKVTKFTGTPMGDGSPYYLMCEMVYDSMDDLKSGLRSEEGKASGKDLMKFAGKLVTLMIGEDE; this comes from the coding sequence ATGGCAAAATTAATCGCACTTTACAAGCATCCGGAAGACAAGGCAGCATTTGATGAGCATTATTTTAATGTTCATGCACCAATCACAGAAAAGATACCTGGATTAAAAGAAATGAAAGTAACGAAGTTTACTGGTACCCCAATGGGAGATGGTTCACCTTACTATTTGATGTGCGAAATGGTATATGACAGCATGGATGATTTGAAAAGTGGCCTTCGTTCTGAAGAGGGGAAAGCATCAGGAAAGGATTTAATGAAATTCGCTGGTAAGTTGGTCACGTTAATGATCGGCGAGGATGAGTAA
- a CDS encoding enoyl-CoA hydratase-related protein — MELINYLEEAGVATIALNRPDSYNALTAHMLSELKHAFKKAESSSDIRCIVLTGNGKGFCSGQDLNEVPGDIDHGEMIRTSYAPVIKQMKACEKPIVAAVNGVAAGAGFSLTLACDFRLMHEQANFMNAFIHVGLVPDSGNLLFLSRLIGEAKALELAILGKKVQAAEALTLGLATEVIKEEDWDLACKQFASKLAAMPTQAIALIKRSLILTHLQLDAYLIHEADMQRIAGKTFDHYEGVEAFKKKRKPVFSGC; from the coding sequence ATGGAACTCATAAATTACCTGGAAGAAGCTGGAGTTGCAACAATCGCTCTGAATCGCCCCGACTCTTATAATGCTCTTACAGCTCATATGCTTTCAGAGCTTAAACATGCATTTAAGAAAGCGGAATCCTCTTCTGACATAAGGTGTATTGTTTTAACAGGTAACGGTAAAGGGTTTTGTTCAGGGCAAGACTTAAATGAGGTCCCAGGCGATATCGATCATGGTGAAATGATCCGTACGAGTTATGCGCCTGTCATTAAACAGATGAAAGCATGTGAGAAACCAATTGTTGCAGCGGTGAACGGTGTAGCAGCGGGGGCTGGGTTTAGTTTGACCTTGGCATGTGATTTTAGATTAATGCATGAACAAGCAAACTTTATGAATGCGTTTATACATGTAGGGCTCGTTCCGGATTCGGGAAATCTTTTATTTTTGAGCCGTTTAATCGGAGAAGCAAAAGCATTAGAGTTAGCCATTCTTGGTAAGAAGGTTCAGGCGGCGGAAGCATTAACATTAGGGTTAGCAACTGAAGTCATAAAAGAAGAAGATTGGGATTTAGCATGTAAGCAATTTGCATCAAAACTCGCGGCAATGCCAACGCAAGCTATTGCCTTAATCAAGCGTTCGTTAATTCTAACTCATTTACAGTTAGACGCTTATCTTATTCATGAAGCTGATATGCAGAGAATTGCAGGTAAGACCTTTGATCATTATGAAGGTGTGGAAGCATTTAAGAAAAAAAGAAAACCTGTTTTTTCAGGATGCTAA